A region from the Methylocystis iwaonis genome encodes:
- a CDS encoding methyl-accepting chemotaxis protein: MAQSPAPQTTVSSISMDERLTFIGIDERSKTRLRELKPLLSVALDQALTVFYDKVRATPETRQFFSDNQHMAAAKTRQQQHWGLIVEAQFGDSYAQAVRAVGKAHARLGLEPRWYIGGYAVILERLIHDVVKDRWPRFVFRGQNVAEGMAEAITSLVKATFLDMDLSISVYLEELEARRRQQEELRAAEEKNRSEALAAMSYALEQLANGNLEIGINANLSPEFEKIKTEFNHTVEKLREAFGVVSASVSVIESATNEIGAAAEDLSRRTESQAAGLEESSAALAEVTTTVKATAASTQNANQIVAATKSDAEKGGEIIVSAIDAMGQIEKASKDIGQIIGVIDEIAFQTNLLALNAGVEAARAGEAGRGFAVVASEVRALAQRSADAAKEIKGLIAASNSAVEQGANLVGQTGRALKAIVSQVGEVATVVGTIADGTREQALALSQVTEAINQMDQMTQHNAAMVEETTAATKNMGQETERLAAAVRRFNIGKPIAAHAAPRPPARKPAKPALKTRGSAALAEPRYEEESWEEF, translated from the coding sequence ATGGCCCAGTCTCCAGCCCCCCAGACCACCGTTTCGTCGATATCGATGGATGAACGCCTCACGTTCATTGGCATAGACGAGCGCTCGAAAACACGGTTGCGAGAACTGAAGCCTCTTTTGAGCGTCGCCCTCGACCAGGCTCTGACGGTCTTCTACGACAAGGTGCGCGCGACCCCTGAAACGCGGCAATTTTTCTCTGACAACCAGCATATGGCTGCCGCCAAAACCCGCCAGCAGCAGCACTGGGGTCTGATTGTCGAAGCGCAATTTGGCGACTCATACGCGCAAGCCGTGCGCGCGGTCGGCAAGGCGCATGCGCGGTTGGGCCTGGAGCCGCGGTGGTATATCGGCGGATACGCCGTCATTCTGGAGCGGCTCATTCATGACGTCGTCAAGGACCGCTGGCCGAGATTCGTTTTTCGCGGCCAGAATGTCGCCGAAGGCATGGCGGAAGCGATAACGAGCCTGGTGAAGGCGACCTTTCTCGACATGGATCTTTCCATTTCGGTCTATCTCGAAGAGCTGGAGGCAAGACGCCGCCAGCAAGAGGAGCTTCGCGCCGCCGAGGAAAAGAATCGGTCCGAGGCGCTGGCGGCGATGAGCTACGCGCTCGAGCAACTCGCTAACGGAAATCTCGAAATCGGCATCAACGCCAATCTGTCGCCGGAGTTCGAGAAGATCAAAACCGAATTCAATCACACGGTCGAAAAACTGCGCGAAGCTTTCGGCGTAGTTTCGGCGTCGGTTTCGGTTATCGAAAGCGCGACCAACGAAATCGGCGCCGCGGCCGAAGACCTCTCTCGCCGCACGGAGTCTCAAGCCGCAGGGCTGGAAGAATCGTCGGCGGCGCTCGCCGAAGTGACCACGACCGTCAAGGCAACGGCCGCCAGCACGCAGAACGCCAATCAGATCGTCGCGGCGACGAAGTCCGACGCAGAAAAGGGCGGCGAAATTATCGTCTCGGCCATCGACGCTATGGGCCAGATCGAAAAGGCCTCGAAAGACATCGGCCAAATCATCGGCGTCATCGACGAGATTGCCTTCCAAACGAATCTGCTTGCATTGAACGCTGGCGTCGAGGCCGCGCGCGCAGGCGAAGCCGGCAGGGGCTTCGCGGTGGTCGCCTCCGAAGTGCGCGCCCTCGCCCAGCGCTCCGCCGACGCCGCCAAGGAGATCAAGGGACTGATCGCCGCCTCCAATTCGGCGGTCGAACAGGGCGCCAATCTCGTCGGACAGACGGGCCGGGCTTTGAAGGCGATCGTGTCTCAGGTGGGCGAAGTCGCGACGGTGGTCGGCACGATCGCCGATGGCACGAGAGAGCAGGCATTGGCGCTGAGTCAGGTGACGGAAGCCATCAATCAGATGGACCAGATGACGCAGCATAACGCGGCCATGGTCGAGGAAACGACCGCAGCGACGAAAAACATGGGCCAGGAAACCGAACGGCTGGCGGCGGCCGTCCGGCGCTTCAACATCGGAAAGCCGATTGCGGCGCACGCCGCTCCCAGACCCCCGGCGCGCAAACCCGCCAAACCGGCGTTGAAGACGCGCGGCTCAGCGGCGCTCGCCGAACCCAGATACGAGGAAGAGAGCTGGGAAGAGTTCTGA
- the flgK gene encoding flagellar hook-associated protein FlgK: protein MNLSIAGMIANTSLGTISNEISILSRNVSNANTPGYSTRVAQTSTGAGGAAEVNGVARITNPALFKSQLQSTSGGAQASAVYDGLSAIAQLLTTDSDGNSSSPSSLIGKLSSALQSYDAAPSNPTAAAGAVTAAKDLANSLNQATTTVQDVRRNADQQIEDSVTNINSILSKFEQVNNAIVAGAGAKRDITDLLDQRDSLLTQLSSEIGITTVTRPNNDMMIFTDSGVTLFETAPRAVTFQRNPALTAGASGNAVYVDGVQVTGNSTFATSVHSGKLAGLTQLRDSIAPAYQNQLDEIARGLVSAFSESDQTGGGAPTLPGLFTYPGATSIPGAMVSGLAGQIQVNANADPSQGGDPTRLRDGGISDPGNPAYTYNTSGGALYTARIEQMISSLSATQSFDPAAGLNTNTSLTAFASASDGWLSAQKQQAHSADTYQSAMLNQSVQALSNAVGVNLDSQMAKMLELENSYQATAKLLASIDALYTTLFNAIRP from the coding sequence ATGAATCTCTCGATCGCGGGAATGATCGCCAACACCTCGCTCGGGACGATCTCGAACGAGATCAGCATTCTCTCGCGGAACGTGTCGAACGCCAACACGCCGGGATACTCCACGCGGGTCGCGCAGACGAGCACAGGGGCCGGGGGCGCGGCGGAGGTGAACGGCGTTGCGCGCATCACGAATCCAGCCTTATTCAAGAGCCAGCTTCAATCGACGTCCGGCGGCGCTCAGGCGTCTGCTGTTTATGACGGTCTCTCCGCCATCGCCCAATTGCTGACTACCGACAGCGACGGCAATAGCTCTTCCCCGTCTTCCTTGATCGGGAAGCTTTCAAGCGCCTTGCAGAGCTATGACGCCGCGCCCTCCAATCCGACGGCGGCGGCGGGCGCTGTGACCGCAGCAAAGGACCTGGCCAATTCGTTGAACCAGGCGACGACCACGGTTCAGGATGTGCGCCGGAACGCCGATCAACAGATCGAAGACTCGGTCACGAACATCAATTCGATTCTGAGCAAGTTCGAGCAGGTCAACAACGCGATTGTCGCGGGCGCGGGCGCCAAGAGGGACATCACAGATCTCCTCGACCAGAGAGACTCTCTCCTTACGCAGCTCTCCTCCGAGATTGGCATAACGACGGTCACGCGCCCCAACAACGATATGATGATCTTCACGGACAGCGGCGTGACGCTGTTCGAGACAGCCCCGCGCGCGGTGACGTTCCAGCGCAATCCTGCGCTCACGGCGGGCGCCAGTGGAAACGCCGTCTATGTTGACGGCGTGCAGGTGACGGGAAATAGCACCTTCGCAACAAGCGTGCATTCCGGCAAGCTCGCGGGTTTGACGCAGTTGCGGGACTCTATCGCGCCAGCATATCAGAACCAGCTCGACGAGATTGCGCGTGGGCTTGTTTCGGCCTTTTCCGAGAGCGATCAGACCGGCGGCGGCGCGCCGACGCTCCCTGGGCTTTTCACTTATCCCGGCGCGACGAGCATACCCGGCGCCATGGTTTCTGGCCTCGCTGGGCAAATTCAAGTCAACGCCAACGCCGATCCCAGCCAAGGCGGCGATCCGACGCGCTTACGCGACGGTGGAATCTCGGATCCCGGAAACCCTGCCTACACCTACAACACCTCCGGGGGCGCGCTCTATACTGCCCGTATCGAGCAGATGATCTCGTCGCTGTCTGCGACTCAATCTTTCGATCCCGCGGCTGGCCTCAATACGAATACGTCGCTGACGGCTTTTGCGAGCGCCTCCGACGGCTGGCTCTCTGCGCAAAAGCAGCAGGCCCACAGCGCCGATACCTATCAGAGCGCCATGCTCAACCAGAGCGTTCAGGCTTTGTCGAATGCGGTGGGCGTGAATCTCGACAGCCAGATGGCCAAAATGCTCGAGCTGGAGAATTCCTACCAGGCGACGGCGAAACTGCTTGCGTCGATCGACGCCCTCTATACGACCCTCTTCAACGCTATCAGACCGTGA
- a CDS encoding response regulator transcription factor, which produces MLIIVDEREIVTSAYTSRFGQEGVFSTGFGFEQFLEWVDSAREKDLQAVEAFLIGDCPDREELPRVIRRHSQAPVIAMNDTLSLEQTLGLFSAGVDDVVRKPIHVREILARVHAIRRRAEARQDYATFDRIQVFFDGRDPVIDGEPFPLPRRERRVLELLVLNKRRRLTKTQVFNAVYGLFDEEVEETVIESHISKLRKKLRKQLGYDPIDSQRFLGYLLVSQTEATGK; this is translated from the coding sequence ATGTTAATCATTGTGGATGAAAGGGAAATAGTAACGAGTGCGTATACTAGTCGGTTTGGTCAAGAGGGTGTGTTCTCTACGGGGTTTGGCTTCGAGCAGTTCTTGGAGTGGGTCGACTCGGCTCGTGAAAAGGACTTGCAGGCAGTTGAGGCGTTTTTGATTGGCGATTGCCCGGATCGGGAAGAACTCCCGCGGGTTATCCGGCGGCATTCCCAGGCTCCCGTCATCGCGATGAACGACACGCTATCGTTGGAACAAACACTGGGCCTGTTCAGCGCCGGCGTCGACGACGTTGTCCGCAAGCCGATTCACGTGCGCGAAATACTTGCGCGTGTTCACGCTATCCGGCGACGCGCCGAAGCCCGGCAAGACTATGCGACATTCGACCGCATCCAAGTCTTCTTCGATGGCCGCGATCCGGTGATCGACGGCGAGCCCTTCCCGCTGCCGCGCCGGGAAAGGCGCGTTCTGGAATTGCTCGTTTTGAACAAGCGCCGGCGGCTGACGAAGACTCAAGTATTCAACGCCGTCTACGGCCTCTTCGACGAGGAAGTGGAAGAAACGGTGATCGAAAGCCACATCAGCAAGCTGCGCAAAAAGCTGCGAAAGCAACTGGGGTATGACCCGATCGACTCGCAGCGGTTCCTTGGATACCTTCTTGTTTCACAAACGGAAGCCACGGGCAAATAA
- a CDS encoding flagellar hook-associated family protein — MISSVSTSAMSNALSNSIVDLQKRLSIAQKELTTGQHADMSVAIGSQQTRDSLLHLSVSDIDAITASNNVVASRLEITQTSLQKLSTDAQAMRSALMTAQNGIGNRGAIIQQAQTALGAMMSGLNASSGGVFVFGGVKGDTAPITDTASAPPSAAKAALDAAFTSNFGFPPSDPLVSTITASQMDAFISGPMAALFSPASWTTDWSSASSSPLQNRISITRTSATSVTANDASFQKLAAGYTMLTSLGASNLSKDTFQAVVTAATNAIDQGVSGLTNLQEKVGVMQADVKSALDNMATQKDLLSAQIGALEGVDPSLASVTVTNLMTQIETSYSLTARIQQLSLTKYL; from the coding sequence ATGATCTCATCCGTTTCCACATCGGCCATGTCGAACGCTTTGAGCAATTCAATTGTCGATCTGCAAAAGCGCCTGTCGATCGCCCAGAAAGAACTGACGACCGGGCAGCACGCCGATATGAGCGTGGCGATCGGTTCTCAGCAGACGCGGGATTCCCTCCTGCATCTCAGCGTAAGCGACATCGACGCAATCACTGCAAGCAACAATGTGGTTGCTTCTCGCCTCGAGATTACGCAGACGTCGTTGCAGAAGCTCTCGACAGACGCGCAAGCCATGCGAAGCGCGCTGATGACGGCTCAAAACGGCATCGGCAACAGGGGCGCGATCATTCAGCAGGCGCAAACCGCACTCGGCGCCATGATGTCGGGCTTGAACGCTTCGAGCGGCGGCGTGTTTGTCTTTGGCGGCGTCAAGGGGGACACGGCGCCGATTACGGATACCGCATCGGCGCCGCCGAGCGCAGCAAAAGCTGCCCTCGACGCCGCTTTTACCAGTAATTTTGGCTTTCCGCCCTCGGATCCGCTTGTCTCCACGATAACGGCGTCCCAGATGGACGCCTTTATTTCCGGTCCTATGGCCGCTTTGTTTTCACCGGCGAGCTGGACCACGGACTGGTCCTCGGCGTCGAGCTCGCCGCTGCAAAATCGCATATCGATCACCCGCACGAGCGCCACTTCCGTTACGGCGAATGACGCGTCGTTCCAGAAGCTTGCGGCCGGCTATACGATGCTGACCAGTCTCGGCGCGAGCAATCTGAGCAAGGATACTTTCCAGGCTGTCGTTACGGCGGCGACGAACGCCATCGATCAAGGCGTATCGGGGCTTACAAATTTACAGGAAAAAGTCGGGGTCATGCAGGCCGACGTCAAAAGCGCTCTGGACAACATGGCGACACAGAAGGATCTATTGAGCGCCCAGATCGGCGCGTTGGAGGGCGTCGATCCTTCGCTGGCCTCTGTCACGGTCACCAATTTGATGACTCAGATCGAAACGTCCTATTCGCTGACGGCCCGAATTCAACAGTTGAGCCTTACGAAATATCTCTAG